CGCCGAGGCCGAGGACGTGGCCGAGGAGCTCTGCGCGCTGACCGCTTCCTACCGCCTGGGGTAGCTCAGGCGCCGCCCATGATCTCCGCCAGCTCGGCGGCGACCTGCTGCGCCAGCAGGTGGATGTGGTAGCCGTCGACGAAGCCGTGGTGGGCCTGCACCGAGAACGGCAGCTGCAGGCCACCATCCGGACCGGTGCGGAATTTGCCCCATGCCAGCGAAGGGATGTCCGGCGTGGCCAGCGAGGCCATCGGATGCTGGATCGAGGTGAAGTCCAGCCAGGGCATGCAGGTGACGAAGACCTGGTCCTTGGCATCGCGCGGCGACATGCTGCGGTACTTCTGGTTCAGCGCCGTCATGTTCCCCGCCTCCTCGCGCGCCGCCTGGCCGTTGGCGACGAACCGGCGCACGTCGTCCGACCAGTCGAACTGGGCGAAATTCAGGTCGAAGTGCTGGTTGACCACGGTGAAGGACGGGTGCAGGCGCTCGATGCGGATCACCTCGCCCTCATGCACGCGGTAGCGGAAGTTCTCGACCTTCAGGACCGAGCGCAGCACCGCGAACAGCAGCACGTGGAAAGGCGCCAGCGCCTGCGCCTTGCACCAGGGCCGGAAGTCCGGCAGGTCCATCCGGAAGCACAGGTTGACCGCCGGGCTCTCCATGCGGTCGAAGAACTCGAAGCGGTCGCGCCGCCGTTCAAACCCCCGTTCAAACATAGCGCGCGCTCCAGGCCGCGATCACGCTCGCCACATAGGCCGCGTCTTCCTTGCCCGTGACGAGATGGTCGATGCCGTCCAGCGAGACGAAGCTCTTCGGATGCTGGGCGATGCCGAAGATGCGGCTGGCGTTGTCGACGTCGACGGTGCCGTCCTGCGGCGCATGCATCACCATCAGCGCACGGCCCAGGCCGGCGATCCGCTCGTGCAACTGGTGCCGGGTCGCATCCTCGACGAAGTGCTGGCGGATATTGAAGTCGCGGCCGGCCAGGCGCACGCGCGCCTCGCCCAGCTGCTCGATGGTGTCGACGTGCTCGGACAGCAGCTTGTCGACCACGTAATGCGGATCGCTCGGCGCGGCGATCGTCACCACGGCCGTCGATTCGGGAATGCGGTGGGCCGCCGCCAGCACCGCGGTGCCGCCCAGGCTGTGGCCGATGAGGAGCCTGGGCGCGGCGAATGTCCGGCGCAGGAAGTCGGCGGCGGCGACCAGGTCTTCGACGTTGGACGAAAAATTCGTGTCGGCGAATTTGCCGTGGCTGTTGCCGAGACCGGCGAAGTCGAAGCGCAGCACGGCCACGCCGAGGTCGGCCAGGCCCTGCGAAATGCGGGTCGCGGCCAGGACGTCCTTGCTGCAGGTAAAACAGTGGGCAAACAGCCCGTAGGCGCGCGGCGGGCCGTCCGGCGCGTCGAGCTTGGCCGAGATCTTGCCGTGCGGGCCCTGGAAATCCATGCGTTCGGTGAGCATCTGTTTCTGTACTTGCTGGAGAAGGCGCCACTGTGCACGGAATCAATGAAGCTTGCAACTCGCTTGCGAAATCACTCACGGATCTGCAAGTTGTTGTCCCTGGCGAAATTCACGACAAAGTGATAAGCCAGGGGCTCGACGCTCTTCAAGGCATGGTTGACCACCACGGCCTTGACGCCATTCACCATCGTTGGTTGCACATAGCGGGAATAGCGCAGGTGCGCGTTCGGACCGTTGCCGGCAGGCGGCCCGAAGCAGGACATGACACCGCACAGGCGCTCCGCCCAGTCGCTGGGGCGGAACTGCCTGCCGTCCTGGGTCACGCCCAGGATGATGAACTCGTCGGATTTCAATATCAGAAGCGATGCTGGATGCCGGTGGTGATGCCGGTCTGCGTGCTGTCGAATCCCGCTTCGTCGCGCGACAGTCCGGTCAGCTGGCCGTGATCGGCCCTGGCATGCGCCGCGACGGCATACAGGAAGGTGCGCTTCGACAGCGCATACTTCGCACGCAGCACCAGCATGGTCGGATCGGCGTCCTTCTCTGCAGGCACGTTCAGCGTATTGATATGGTAGACGGCGCCGGTGAGCGTCAGCTTGCCGATCACTCGGTTCACGCCGGCCCAGTAGGTATCGGCGCGCAGGTCGGCGGTGGCGGCCTTGCCGGATTCGAGCTTGTAGCCGCGCATCGCAGCCGTATACTTCCACGGGCCGGAAGTGTAATCGGCACCCAGGTGATAGGCCCGGGTCTCATCGTGGCGCCCGGTGGCGGCCACGTTGTTGCCGTTGATTTGCTCGTAGGTCGCCATGACGCCCAGGCCGTTGCCGAACCAGGTGCCACCAAGCGCATACTTGCGGCCGTCGCTGGCGCTGCCCGGCTGTTCGCCCAGGCCGACCGTCGCGCTGAGGGTGAAGCCGCCCGCATGCCCGGTGTATTTGACCAGGTTGTCGAAGGCCGTTGTCATGCCATATTTCGAGGGGCCGGTGGCGCTGCCGGTGGTTGCCCAGGAATAGTTCGGCGCATAGCCCATCGGATCGAACTTGCTCACCAGGTCATAGGTCGTGGTGAACGAACGGCCGATGATGACCCGGCCAAAACTCCCGTCCAGCCCGACGTTGGCCTGGCGTTTGAACAGCGTGCCGCCGTTGTCGCCCGTGTCCACATTGACCTGGCCTTCCAGGTTGAACACCGCCTTCAGGCCGTTACCGAGATTCTCGCTGCCGCGCAGGCCCCAACGGGACGTGTTGCTGCCGCCCGAGATGACGCGTGTTACTGAACCGCCGTTGGCATCGGCATGGTTGGTGTACGACACGCCGGCATCGAGGATGCCATAGAGCTGTACGTTTTCCTGGGCTGCGGCCTGTTCGCTCAGGCAAAGCGCTGCCAGGACGGCGAGCGCGAGCGTCGCTTTCTTCATGATGTCTCCGGTTATTTCATTGTTATGTCGGCAGGGAATGCATTCCGTTCCCTGATTCCCTGCCGATGGGTAAGCGGCCGATGAGCCGCCTCCGTTCAGCTGCCCTTGCGGGACTTGAACGCGGGAACGAACAGGTCCGTCCAGTTGGCCGGGCTGGTCTTGATCGTGCGTGCCTTGCTCATGAAGGAGACGTATTCCATCATGCCGGTGGGGGTCGTGCTGAACTGGGTGTCCGGGTCGGCCAGGATCTGCTCGACTTCCGCCTGGTTCATCTTGACCTTGGATACGCGCAGGAAGATTTCAGCCGCGCCCTTGCGATTCGCCGCAATGTAGGCATTGGCTTCTTCCTGGGCCGCCATGAAGGCCTGGGTCAGTTTCGGGTTGGTTTCCGTAAAATGCTTGGGAGCGAACACGACATCCAGCGTGATATTTCCCAGCAATTCACTGGAATTGAGGATGCGGTGGATCTTCGGATCTTTCAGTTCCTGGTAGGAGAACGGCGGCGACGTGAAGTGCGCCGTGACCTCGGTCTTGCCGGACAGCAGAGCGCCAACCGCGTCCGGGTGGCTCAGGCTGATCGTCATGGGATCGAGCTTGGCGTAGTTTTCCGCACCCATGGTCTTGGCGGCAGCCATCTGCAGTACCACGGCCGACAGGGAGGTCTTGATGCCGGGGACCGCAATCTTGTCTTTCGGCGTGAAGTCCTTGAGGGACTTGATGGCAGGGTTATTCGTGTTCAGCCACAGCGACGAGGTGCTCAATGCGCCGAGGCTCGTCACTTCCGAGCGCGGGATGCCCTGCGCCTTCGACCACAGGGTGATGAAGCCGGGAGCGCCGGTGCCGGCGATGTCCAGGTTACCCGCCAACATGGCGTCGTTGATCACATTGCCGCCGTCCAGCGTCAGCCAGGTCGTCTTGACCGCGCCCAGCCCCAGCTTTTGCGCCTGCTTTTCGATCAGCTGCTGGTCGCGCATGACCATCAGCGGCAGGTAGAGGATGCCATAGCCGTGCGAGATGCGGACCGTGGAAGCTTCGGCCTGGGCGCTCAGGGGCGCGCCGGCCAGGGTGAATGCGGCCAGCGCGGCGGCGGCCATGAAAGTACGTCGTGTCATGCTTGTCTCCAGTTTTTAATAGTCAGTGCTGCATGCCCCAGCGGCGGATGGTGCGTTTTTCGATCGTGGCGAACACGAGATTTTCCACGACCAGGCCGATCATGATCACGAAGAACAGGCCGGCAAAGACGTTGGCGGTTTCCATCTGGTTGCGGTTTTCGAAAATGTACCAGCCGAGGCCGCCGCTGCCGGATGACACGCCGAACACGAGTTCCGCCGCGATCAGGGTGCGCCATGCAAATGCCCAGCCCACTTTCAGGCCGGTCAGGATGCTCGGGAATGCCGCGGGAATCAGGATCTTCCCGACCAGCGAAAATCCTTTCAGGCCGTAGTTGCGGCCGACCATGCGCAAGGTCGCCGAGACGGCGCGGAAGCCGCCGTGCGTATTCAGCGCCACTGCCCACAGCACCGAATGCACCAGCACGAAAATGATGCTGCCGGTGCCGAGGCCGAACCAGATCAGGGCCAGCGGCAGCAGTGCGATCGCCGGCAGGGGGTTGAACATCGAGGTCATCGTTTCGAGCAGGTCGGTGCCGATGCGCGAACTGATCGCCACCGTCGTCAACAGCGCCGCGAGGGCGATGCCGATGCCGTAGCCGACCAGCAGTGTCTGCATCGAGCCCGCCGCGCGTTCGATCAGCACGCCGCTCAGGATGCCGTCGGCGAAGGCGCTGACGGTTTGCGAAAAGCTGGGGAACAACAGTGGATTGCCGAGCCAGCGGCCGTAGAGTTCCCAGATCACGGCCAGGACGGCCAGGATCACGCACTTGCGCAGCCAGCCCTGGCGGTACACGGTTTCGAACAGCGACAGGGGCCGCAGCACCTGGGTCGTCTCGGGCGCCTGCGTATCGAGCACGAATTCGGGACGCACATAAGGCTCGGTGCGCGGCTTGCTCATGGAAAGCGAAGTCATGATGGTCTCCTCAATGTGCGAACAGCATGTCGTTGATGCGCGTTTCGAGTTGCGCCTGGCTTGCCGTCCCCAGCTCGCCAGGAGGAACGCTATTCAGCTCGGCCTTGACCTGTCCCGGATGCGGCGACAGCAGCAGGATCCGGTTGCCGATGCGGATCGCTTCCTCGATCGAGTGGGTCACGAACAGCACCGTGAAGCGGGTGTCGTCCCACAGGCGCAGCAGCTCGTCCTGCATCTTGCGGCGGGTCAGCGCATCCAGTGCGGCGAAGGGCTCGTCCATCAGCAGCACGTCCGGCTCCATCGCCATGCCGCGCGCGATCGACACGCGCTGCTTCATCCCGCCCGAGAGCATGTGCGGATAGCTGTCGATGAACTTGGCCAGGCCGACCTTCTCGATGTAGTACTCGGCGCGTTCCGCCGCCGCCGCACCCTTCAGGCGTCCGCTCGCATGCAGCGCGAACTCGACATTCTGGCGCACCGTTTTCCACGGCAGCAGCTGGTCGAATTCCTGGAAGACCATCATGCGGTCCGGGCCCGGTTCGGTCACCGTCTTGCCCTTCAGGCGGATGGCGCCGTGCGCCGGTTCCATGTAGCCGCCGATCGCCTTCAGGAGGGTCGACTTGCCGCAGCCCGATGGGCCCAGCAGCACGTAGCGGTCGGACGGATAGACCTGGAAACTGACCTGGCGCGTTGCGGTCACCAGGTGGTCGGCGGTCTTGTACTGCAGGGTCACGCTGTCGATTTCGAGGAGCGGCGCGGGGCCGCCATCGCCCGCAGGCGTGGAGTGATTGCTCGTCATGAGTGTCTCCAATGGATTGGTTTTTTTATGGAATCCTGATCATAATGTTCGTACCTGTAGCGAACCTGACCTCGAAAAAAGCCCGCATGCGTATCCTTGTCGTAGAAGATTCGATCGATGTTGCCGATGCCGTGTGCGCGCATCTCGAACGCCTCGGCCACTGCGTCGACCGCGATGCCAGCGGCGCCAGCGCCGCCGCCAAGGTCACCGCCGACCATTACGACCTCCTCATCCTCGACATCATGCTGCCGGGCCTGGACGGCTATGAACTGCTGCGGCGCGTGCGCGCGGGCGGCCTGCGCACGCAGGTACTGATGCTCACCGCCTGCGCCGAGATCGAGGAGCGGGTCCGCGCACTCGACCTGGGCGCCGACGACTACCTGATCAAGCCCTTCGATTTCCGCGAACTGGAAGCGCGCATCCGCGTGCTGCTGCGCCGTGTCGGCGGCGATTCGACCAACCTGCTCAGCTTCGGCAACGTGACCCTGGACCGCAAGAGCCGTACGGCGCAACTGGGTGGCCTGCCCCTCGAGCTCACGCGCCGCGAAGTGGCGCTGCTCGAGATCATCATCGCGCGCCCCGGGCGCATCTTCGGCAAGGACGAACTGATCGAAAAGCTGTTCACCCTCGACGACAATCCGAACGCCAACACGGTGGAACAGCACATGGCGCGCTTGCGCAAGAAGCTGGCCGGCGCCGACTTCGAGATCCGGACACTGCGCGGATTGGGCTACCAGGCCGTCCGCCCATGAGGGCGCCGGGCCGCTCGCTCTACGCCCGCCTGGCGATCCGGATCGGGCTGGTGCTGGCCATCAGCGGCGTGCTGCTGATTTCCGCCATCGTCCTGTCCACCCGGATGGCGGCGCGCGACGTCTACGACCGCCTGCTGATCGGCAGTGCGCTGCAGGTAGCCGAACGCACCTGGTACGAAAACGGCGAGGTGAACGTGGACGCGCCGATCTCGGCGCTGTCGATGCTGACCGCGGGCGACCAGGTCTTTTATGCGGTGCTCGATCCCGCCGGGCGTGTCGTGGCCGGCGACACCGAGTTCCGCCCGCCGATTCCCTGGAAGGAGCTCGAGAGCGGGCCGGTGGTGGTCAAGGGCAGCTACCATGAGCTGCCCGTCAGGATCGTCTTCGTGGGCCGGCGCATGCCGGTTGCGGGTTCCAATCCGTGGGCGGTGGTGATGCTCGCGCATACCAACAACGCACGCAATTCCTTCGCCGACAAGCTCGGTGCGAATACCGCCTTGCTGGTGCTTGCCGCGGGGGTGCTGACGCTGCTCGCCGCCCTGTTCACGCTGTACCAGGCGCTGGCGCCGCTAAAGCAGATCGTCGCCGCGATCGGTCGGCGCGACCTGAACGACCTTGCGCCGTTCACCGAGGAAGTCCCGGCCGAAATCCATCCGCTGGTGGCCTCGCTGAACGACTTCGTCGAACGGCTTGCGCAGCGCCGCTCCATGATGCGGCGCGTGATCGGCGATGCCGCCCACCAGCTCCGCACACCGGTGGCGGCCCTGCTCTCGCAGATGGAAATGCTGGCGATGGAGCGGGACCAGGCCGGCAGCCGCCGCCACGTGGCGCGCCTGGGCGAGCTGACCCGGAACCTGGGAGAACTGGTGAACCAGCTGATCAACCACGCGATGGTGCAGCACCGCGCCGACTCGGTGCCGCGCCAGGAAATCGACCTGGCGCGCCTGGCGCGCGAAGAGATGGCCGACATGCTGTCGTGCCACGCCAGCCGCATGCTCGACCTGGAATTCGACGCGCCGGATGCGCCGTGCGCCGTCATGGGCGACCCGGTCACGCTGCGGGAAGCGGTCAAGAACGTGCTCGCCAATGCTCTGGATTATGGGGCGCCGGCGCTGTTGCATGTCGAGCTCGCGCGCGCGGGACCGGATTGGGAACTGCGGATCGTCGACGACGGGCCGGGCATCCCTGCGGCGGACCAGGAACGGATCCGCAAGCCCTTTGCCGCCCGTGGCGGCGATCGTTCCGGCGCCAGCCTCGGCCTGTCGATCGTCGAGGAAGTGATGCGCGCCCACGACGGTGTCCTGGAGTTCAGATACACCCCGGCCGGGCACTTCGTCGTGATCCTGCGTATTCCTGCCGCGCGTGGCGAAAGCGCCCCCGCAACCGTTCATCCTTAGACACAGCATCTCAAATTCTTATTGACGCTGCATCAGAAGCTCATTAAAGTTCGCACCACATATTCATATATATGATTAGAGGTATAAATGAACTTTACCCTGAGACACGATGACCGGCTCCCCTTGTATCAACGCCTGCGGGACGAGTTCAGCGAACGGATCGCCAAGCAGCAATGGCGGCCGGGCGAGGCCATTCCGACGGAAGCCGACCTGGTCAAGCAGTTCGGCGCATCGATCGGCACGGTCCGCAAGGCCATCGACATGCTGGTTGCCGAAGGCACGCTGGAGCGTTATCAGGGAAGAGGCACCTTCGTACGGCGCGCACGCTTCGACTCTTCGCTGTTCCGTTTCTTCCGCTTCCAGAAAGACTCGGGCGAACGGAAAGTCCCGGAGGGCCGGATCCTGCGGCGCGAAGTGATGGAAGCGCCGTCGGCAGTTGCGTCCGCACTGCGCATTCCGGCAGGCGCCGACGTCATTCATTTATCGCGCTTGCGTGTGCTGGATGGCACGCCCCTGCTGGCGGAATCCATCTGGCTGCCCAAGGAAAAGTTCGCGGCCTTGCTCGACATCGATACCAGTGAATTCGGTGACCTGCTGTATCCCTTGTATGAAGAATCCTGCGGCCAGGTGATCGCTTCCGCCGAAGAAGACCTGACTGCCGAAGCGGTCGACAAGGTGCACGCACGGCTGCTGCAATTGCCGCCCGGCGCGCCCGTGATCGTCGTCGAGCGCCTCGCGTTTGGCTATGACCGCCAGCCGCTCGAGTGGCGGCGCTCGCGCGGCCCCGCCGACAAATTCCGCTACCACGTAGACATCCGCTGAACAGAGGCCCGCCTGCAACAGACAGGAAGGGCCCGCTTGATTACGCCATTTTTTGAACTGAGGAAGACATGCATTCCACGACTGTAGACAAGACGACCCGCGTCGTCTCGGACCTTGAACGAGAGACCATGCGCAAGGTGGCCTGGCGCCTGCTCCCGATCCTGATGATCGGCTACTTCATCGCCTTTATCGACCGCGTCAATGTCGGATTCGCGGCGCTGACGATGAACAAGGCGATCGGCCTGGATGCCGCGGCGTTCGGACTCGGCGGCGGCCTGTTCTACCTGACCTACGTGCTGTTCGAAATTCCCAGCAACCTGGCGATGCAGAAGGTGGGCGCCAGGGTGTGGCTCGCCCGTATCATGATCAGCTGGGGCCTCGTGTCGGCGGCAACCGCCTTCATTTCGGGTCCGAACTCGTTCTATGGCATGCGCATGCTGCTTGGCGCCGCCGAGGCCGGCTTCTTCCCCGGCGTGATCCTGTACCTGACCCAATGGTTCCCGGCCGCCTACCGGGCCCGGATCATCGCCATCTTCATGGTGGCCGTGCCCCTGTCGAGCTTCATCGGCTCGCCCCTGTCCGCGGCGCTGCTGCAACTGGACGGCCTGTTCGGCCTGCAGGGCTGGCAGCTCATGTTCATCATCGAAGCCGTCCCGGCAGTCCTGCTCGGCCTGATGACGCCATGGCTGCTGACCAACAAGCCGCAGGACGCGACGTGGCTGGATACCGAACAGAAGACCTGGCTCACGCGCCAGCTGGACACGGAAAGTGCAGCGGCCAGCAAGACCGGCAAGGGCAAGCAGCACGGCAGCCTGCGCGACATCCTGCTGAACCGCTATGTGCTCGCGGCGGCCCTGGTGTACGCCGGCGCATCCGGCGCGAGCCAGTGCCTGTCCCTGTGGCAGCCGCAGATCATCAAGTCCTTCGGCCTGTCCACCTTCCAGACCGGCCTGCTGAACTCGATTCCCTTCGGGATCGCCGCCATTCTCATGCTGTGGTGGGGCAAGCACTCGGACCGTACCAAGGAACGTGTCTGGCACAGCGGCCTGCCCCTGGCGGCAGTGGCGCTCAGCCTGGTGCTGGTCCCCTTCGTCCAGAGCTCGCTTGCCTTGACCATCGTCCTGCTGGTGTTTGCCGTCACGGGCACCTATATTTTCAAGGGGCCGTTCTGGGCGCTGGCCAGCGAATGGATGCCGGGCGCGGCCGCCGCGGCCGGACTGGCGCAAGTGAACGCCATCGGCAACCTGGCCGGTTTCGCCGGCTCCTCGCTGCTCGGCGCCATCAAGCACGCCACCGGCAGCTTTGCGCTGGCCCTGCTGCCGATTGCCTTCATTTCGGCCGTCGGCTGCGTGGTCTTGTGGCTGCTCACCCGTAAGCGTTAATCGATCCTACTCCGAGACAGCCATGTTCAACTGGTATCGCGACATTACGCCGCGGGAGAGAAAGACCTTCTGGGCCTGCTTCGGCGGCTGGGCGCTCGATGCACTCGACGTGCAGATGTTCAGCCTGGCCATCCCGGCGCTGATCGCCACCTTCGGCCTCGACAAGACGGACGCGGGCCTGATCAGCGGCGTCACCCTCGTCTCGTCCGCCCTCGGCGGCTGGATCATGGGCGCCGTATCGGACCGTATCGGCCGGGTGCGCGCGCTCCAGCTGACGATTGTCTGGTTTTCGCTGTTCACCCTGCTGTCCGCCTTCGCCGGGACCTTCCACCAGCTGCTGGTACTGAAAGCGCTGCAGGGCTTCGGCTTCGGCGGCGAATGGGCGGCGGGCGCCGTGCTGATGGCCGAGGTCATCCGGCCTGAGCATCGCGGCAAGGTCATGGGGACCGTCCAGAGCGCATGGGCGGTGGGCTGGGGCGCTTCGGTGCTGTTGTATTCCACCGTGTACATGCTGCTGTCGCCCGAGATGGCATGGCGGGTCATGTTCGGCATCGGAATCCTGCCCGCCTTCCTGATCGTCTATGTACGCCGCAACATCACCGAACCGGAACGCTTTACCGAGGCCAAGGCGCTGGCGAAACCGGGCGCGCGCGACCTGCTCGCCATCTTCAGGCCGGACGTGCTGCGCCTGACCCTGGTAGGCGCCCTGGTCGGCGTGGGCGCGCATGGCGGCTATCATGCGCTGATGACTTGGCTGCCGACCTATCTGAAAACCGAGCGCCACCTGTCGGTGCTGGGCACCAGCGGCTACCTGGCGATCATCATCGTCGCCTTCTGGTGCGGCTGCATTGCCAGCGCTTACCTGCTGGACCGCCTGGGACGCCGTCCCAACCTGATCCTGTTCGCAGCCTGCTGTGTCGTGACCGTCCTGGCCTACGTCTTTCTCGACCTGAGCAATACCGCGATGCTGTTCCTCGGTTTCCCGCTCGGCTTTTTTGCCGCCGGCATTCCGGCCAGCCTGGGCGCCCTGTTCAATGAACTGTATCCGAGCGAGATGCGTGGCGCCGGCGTGGGATTCTGCTACAACTTCGGCCGCATCGTCTCGGCCGGCTTCCCGGTGCTGGTCGGCCATATGAGCACGAAGATGTCGCTCGGCGCCGCGATCGGCGTGGACGCCGGCATCGCCTATGCCCTGGTCGTCGTGGCCGTCCTGGCCTTGCCGGAAACCCGCGGCAAGCAGCTGGAAGAAGAAACGCCGGACCAGGAAGGCCAGGCGCCTGCTGCGGTCCGCATCCGGCACTGAATGAAGACAAGTCCGATTCACATGGAAGCCATCGATACCCACGCCCACATCTTCGAACGCGGCCTCAAGCTGGCCAGCGTGCGGCGCTATGCGCCCGCCTACGACGCGACCCTCGCCGATTATCTCGGGATGCTCGACCGGCACGATATCGCAGGCGGCGTGCTGGTCCAGCCCAGCTTCCTGGGGACGGATAACAGCTATCTGCTCGCCGGCCTGCACGCCATGCCGGGACGGCTGCGCGGCATCGCGGTGGTCGATCCGGCGGTTTCCTTGGCGGCGCTGCAAGAGATGGACGCCGCCGGCGTCGTCGGCATCCGCCTGAACCTGGTCGGCAACGCGGCCGTGCCGGACTTGTCGGGCGCCCCCTGGCGTACATTGCTGCAACGCCTGGCGGAGATGGACTGGCAGGTCGAAGTTCACCACGAAGCCGGGCGGCTGCCGAAGGTCCTGGCGCCGCTGCTGGATGCCAGCGTCAAGGTGGTCGTCGACCACTTCGGCCGGCCCGATCCGGTGCTCGGCGTGGACGATCCCGGTTTCCGTGCCCTGCTGGAAGCCGCCGCCAGCCGGCGTGTCTGGGTCAAGCTCTCCGGCGCCTACCGCAATGGCGCTAATGGCCGCGGCCAGCAGATCGCCCTGGACGCCATGCCGCTGCTGCGCGCGGCATTCGGCATGGACCGGCTGGTGTGGGGCAGCGACTGGCCGCATACGCAATTCGAACAGGACGTCGGCTACCCGCAATCCCGCCGGGCGCTCGACACCTGGCTGCCGGATACGGAAGAGCGCCGGATGGTGCTGGTCGATACGCCGGCGACGCTGTTCCGGTTTCGATAAGCACCTTCTTCACCCAAACAAGCCGTGCAGATACCAGCGCGGCTCCATATCGTCCGCCCCGATCCGCTCCCGGTACACCCAGTACAGCGCATGGTCCTGCCCCTCGGCGATGAAGTAGTCGCGCGTCTGCGGGCCGTTCCACCAGCCGGCCTCGATCCGCTCCGCGTTCGAGGCCATGCGCAGCGGCGAGCCGTAGAAGGGCCGGTGGTCGCGCATCAGCAATGCGATCGGCTTGGCCAGCAGCCAGGTCGGGCGCGGCAGGCTCATCACGTCGGGCGGCATCTGCGCATTGCGCGCGCGGTCGCTAAGCTTCTGCTGGACCGGCACCCACATATTCGCCTGCTCCGGCCGGTAGTCGGCCATCGGCAGGGCCTGCAGGACGTTTTCGGCGCCCAGGCGCGAGACCAGCAGCTCCAGCATGCGCATGCGGTCTTCCTCGGTGCCGCCCGGCTCCGGGAACAGTGATTCGTTCAAAGGTGCCATCGGCTGCAGCTGCTGCGCCTCCAGCCCGAGGCCGATCACCGGCGCTTCCAATACCAGCTTGGCCAGGCGTTCCTTCAGCAGGCGCACCAGGTGCTCGTCGCGCCAGGCCGGTTCGGCCAGCGCCACCTCGACGCAGGTGGGCGGGCGCGCCACCCGGCCGCGCTCGTGCTCGAGCTTGAGCACGATGCGCTCGACCGCCAGCTGGCGCGCGCACAGCCAGCCGGTCAGCTGCAGCAGCAGGCGCCGGGCGCCCGCCAGTAACAGTTCGGCGTCGTCGATGCGGTCGAACAGTTCGAGGCGCGCACCGAAGGCTTCGGGGGCGGCGATCCACTCGTGCAGTTCCGGACTCAGGCCGTAGGCGGCATCGACCAGGTCGAGCAACGCCCGCCCGCAGCGCCGCTGCAGGCCGGGCCGCGGCAGGCGCCGCAGCTCGCCGAAACTGGCGCAGCCGATGCCCTCGAACCAGGCCGCGAAGGAGCGCGCGGGCGGCGCCAGCAGCAGGTCGAGCAGGTCGAGGCGGCGCACCAGCGACGGCATCTTGACCGTGCGTTGGCCACGCGCACGTCCACCCGCGCGCGCCAGCAGCCAGGCGCCGCGCGCGGTC
This window of the Massilia sp. WG5 genome carries:
- a CDS encoding CatA-like O-acetyltransferase produces the protein MFERGFERRRDRFEFFDRMESPAVNLCFRMDLPDFRPWCKAQALAPFHVLLFAVLRSVLKVENFRYRVHEGEVIRIERLHPSFTVVNQHFDLNFAQFDWSDDVRRFVANGQAAREEAGNMTALNQKYRSMSPRDAKDQVFVTCMPWLDFTSIQHPMASLATPDIPSLAWGKFRTGPDGGLQLPFSVQAHHGFVDGYHIHLLAQQVAAELAEIMGGA
- a CDS encoding S9 family peptidase; the encoded protein is MLTERMDFQGPHGKISAKLDAPDGPPRAYGLFAHCFTCSKDVLAATRISQGLADLGVAVLRFDFAGLGNSHGKFADTNFSSNVEDLVAAADFLRRTFAAPRLLIGHSLGGTAVLAAAHRIPESTAVVTIAAPSDPHYVVDKLLSEHVDTIEQLGEARVRLAGRDFNIRQHFVEDATRHQLHERIAGLGRALMVMHAPQDGTVDVDNASRIFGIAQHPKSFVSLDGIDHLVTGKEDAAYVASVIAAWSARYV
- a CDS encoding DUF3579 domain-containing protein, with the protein product MKSDEFIILGVTQDGRQFRPSDWAERLCGVMSCFGPPAGNGPNAHLRYSRYVQPTMVNGVKAVVVNHALKSVEPLAYHFVVNFARDNNLQIRE
- a CDS encoding porin codes for the protein MKKATLALAVLAALCLSEQAAAQENVQLYGILDAGVSYTNHADANGGSVTRVISGGSNTSRWGLRGSENLGNGLKAVFNLEGQVNVDTGDNGGTLFKRQANVGLDGSFGRVIIGRSFTTTYDLVSKFDPMGYAPNYSWATTGSATGPSKYGMTTAFDNLVKYTGHAGGFTLSATVGLGEQPGSASDGRKYALGGTWFGNGLGVMATYEQINGNNVAATGRHDETRAYHLGADYTSGPWKYTAAMRGYKLESGKAATADLRADTYWAGVNRVIGKLTLTGAVYHINTLNVPAEKDADPTMLVLRAKYALSKRTFLYAVAAHARADHGQLTGLSRDEAGFDSTQTGITTGIQHRF
- a CDS encoding ABC transporter substrate-binding protein: MTRRTFMAAAALAAFTLAGAPLSAQAEASTVRISHGYGILYLPLMVMRDQQLIEKQAQKLGLGAVKTTWLTLDGGNVINDAMLAGNLDIAGTGAPGFITLWSKAQGIPRSEVTSLGALSTSSLWLNTNNPAIKSLKDFTPKDKIAVPGIKTSLSAVVLQMAAAKTMGAENYAKLDPMTISLSHPDAVGALLSGKTEVTAHFTSPPFSYQELKDPKIHRILNSSELLGNITLDVVFAPKHFTETNPKLTQAFMAAQEEANAYIAANRKGAAEIFLRVSKVKMNQAEVEQILADPDTQFSTTPTGMMEYVSFMSKARTIKTSPANWTDLFVPAFKSRKGS
- a CDS encoding ABC transporter permease, with amino-acid sequence MTSLSMSKPRTEPYVRPEFVLDTQAPETTQVLRPLSLFETVYRQGWLRKCVILAVLAVIWELYGRWLGNPLLFPSFSQTVSAFADGILSGVLIERAAGSMQTLLVGYGIGIALAALLTTVAISSRIGTDLLETMTSMFNPLPAIALLPLALIWFGLGTGSIIFVLVHSVLWAVALNTHGGFRAVSATLRMVGRNYGLKGFSLVGKILIPAAFPSILTGLKVGWAFAWRTLIAAELVFGVSSGSGGLGWYIFENRNQMETANVFAGLFFVIMIGLVVENLVFATIEKRTIRRWGMQH
- a CDS encoding ABC transporter ATP-binding protein is translated as MTSNHSTPAGDGGPAPLLEIDSVTLQYKTADHLVTATRQVSFQVYPSDRYVLLGPSGCGKSTLLKAIGGYMEPAHGAIRLKGKTVTEPGPDRMMVFQEFDQLLPWKTVRQNVEFALHASGRLKGAAAAERAEYYIEKVGLAKFIDSYPHMLSGGMKQRVSIARGMAMEPDVLLMDEPFAALDALTRRKMQDELLRLWDDTRFTVLFVTHSIEEAIRIGNRILLLSPHPGQVKAELNSVPPGELGTASQAQLETRINDMLFAH
- a CDS encoding response regulator transcription factor, which codes for MRILVVEDSIDVADAVCAHLERLGHCVDRDASGASAAAKVTADHYDLLILDIMLPGLDGYELLRRVRAGGLRTQVLMLTACAEIEERVRALDLGADDYLIKPFDFRELEARIRVLLRRVGGDSTNLLSFGNVTLDRKSRTAQLGGLPLELTRREVALLEIIIARPGRIFGKDELIEKLFTLDDNPNANTVEQHMARLRKKLAGADFEIRTLRGLGYQAVRP